The following proteins are co-located in the Candidatus Binataceae bacterium genome:
- a CDS encoding D-2-hydroxyacid dehydrogenase — protein sequence MKILFLDGGVVNPGDLGWNAFRELGELEVLDRTSEDEIVSRARDAEVLLTTRAPLSAATITKLERLRYIGVVFTGYDQVDLKAARARGIPVTNVPTYGTASVAQLVFALLLELCHHVALHSQASRAGEWSRCRDFSFWKTPLIELEGKTMGIVGFGRIGRRVGEIAAVIGMRVIASDEARENTPAWPGFEWCEVNELMAAADVVSLHCPLLPHTRGIINASTLSRMKPTGFLINTSRGPLIVEQDLADALNQGRLAGAGVDVLSSEPPSLDNPLLHAKNCLVTPHIAWATKEGRMRLIGTAAANLKAFLQGHPMNVVN from the coding sequence ATGAAGATACTTTTTCTTGACGGCGGTGTGGTAAATCCGGGGGACTTGGGTTGGAACGCCTTCCGGGAGCTTGGCGAGTTGGAAGTCTTGGACCGGACGTCCGAAGATGAAATCGTCAGCCGCGCGCGTGACGCTGAGGTGCTCCTTACGACTAGAGCACCGCTGTCCGCAGCGACGATCACGAAGCTCGAGCGCCTACGCTATATCGGCGTGGTGTTCACCGGTTACGATCAGGTTGACCTCAAGGCCGCTCGTGCACGTGGAATCCCCGTCACCAACGTGCCTACTTATGGCACTGCCTCGGTAGCTCAATTGGTGTTCGCACTTCTGCTCGAACTTTGTCATCACGTCGCACTGCACAGCCAAGCAAGTCGCGCGGGTGAATGGTCGCGGTGCCGGGATTTCAGCTTTTGGAAAACTCCTCTGATCGAGTTGGAAGGCAAAACCATGGGAATCGTGGGGTTCGGGCGTATCGGCCGGCGGGTCGGAGAAATTGCGGCCGTCATTGGGATGCGCGTGATAGCCAGCGACGAAGCGAGAGAAAATACTCCCGCTTGGCCCGGCTTTGAATGGTGCGAAGTGAACGAGTTGATGGCCGCCGCAGATGTGGTGAGCCTGCACTGTCCGCTTCTCCCGCACACGCGGGGAATCATCAATGCTTCAACCCTATCGAGGATGAAGCCGACTGGTTTTCTGATCAACACCTCGCGCGGACCGCTTATTGTAGAGCAGGACTTGGCGGATGCGCTCAATCAGGGACGTCTTGCGGGCGCGGGCGTAGATGTACTCTCGAGCGAGCCCCCGTCGCTCGACAATCCGCTGTTACATGCAAAGAACTGCCTCGTAACCCCGCACATCGCGTGGGCGACTAAGGAAGGGCGCATGCGTCTGATCGGCACCGCAGCCGCGAA